In Pirellulales bacterium, a genomic segment contains:
- a CDS encoding DUF1573 domain-containing protein, producing the protein MKTFLTMTAVVALGVAITTAVSLARMGTPMALSPLSLDLPAEPDAAPPISQPGPAIAADAGAKPLAVAEETEYDFGNLRNKTMDNRHTFQIRNDGAAPLKLTGSRVSCDKCTFVDFPQTVIQPGQTGEVVVRWNVDTFEDHFRQSATIKTDDPDHEEIRLVISGKVVRPLQAEPANLVLSNVQVGKEAQGKVRLRAYFSDHLEVVGHTLTEAATAQYFDVASAPVHKDELSPGVESAVDVTVTVKPGLPVGSFSQTLEIETSLADEPKLSIPLSGNVSGAVTIAGKDWDRDYNYLAIGHVKQSEGAKRDLYILAHGAEMKGLEFEPAEIDDPSALKVTYGKPKEMKEGTLVRMPVTIEVPPQSPLVNHMGGKEARLAQVVIPTNKSALGRVQVRVKFAVIAD; encoded by the coding sequence ATGAAAACCTTTTTGACCATGACCGCCGTCGTCGCTTTGGGAGTGGCGATCACCACCGCCGTCTCGCTGGCACGGATGGGCACGCCGATGGCCCTCTCGCCGCTCTCGCTCGATCTGCCGGCCGAGCCCGACGCGGCGCCGCCGATCAGCCAGCCCGGCCCCGCAATTGCCGCTGACGCCGGCGCCAAGCCGCTCGCCGTCGCCGAAGAAACGGAGTACGACTTCGGCAACCTGCGCAACAAGACCATGGACAACCGGCACACCTTCCAGATCCGCAATGACGGCGCCGCCCCGCTCAAGCTCACCGGCTCACGCGTAAGTTGCGATAAGTGTACATTTGTAGATTTTCCCCAGACCGTGATTCAACCGGGTCAGACCGGCGAAGTCGTGGTGCGCTGGAACGTCGATACCTTCGAAGATCATTTCCGCCAGAGTGCCACCATCAAGACCGACGATCCGGATCACGAGGAAATTCGGCTCGTGATTTCGGGCAAAGTCGTGCGTCCGCTGCAGGCCGAGCCGGCCAACCTGGTGCTGAGCAACGTGCAGGTCGGCAAGGAAGCCCAAGGCAAGGTCCGTTTGCGGGCCTACTTTTCGGACCATCTGGAAGTCGTCGGCCACACTCTGACGGAAGCGGCAACCGCCCAGTATTTTGATGTCGCCAGCGCACCCGTACACAAAGACGAGCTGAGTCCAGGCGTGGAAAGCGCGGTGGATGTGACGGTGACCGTGAAGCCCGGCCTGCCCGTCGGTTCGTTCAGCCAAACGCTGGAAATCGAAACGAGTCTGGCGGATGAGCCCAAGCTGAGCATTCCGCTCAGCGGCAATGTGTCGGGCGCGGTGACCATCGCCGGCAAGGACTGGGACCGCGACTACAATTACCTGGCCATCGGGCATGTCAAGCAGTCGGAGGGCGCCAAGCGGGATCTGTACATTCTGGCTCACGGAGCCGAGATGAAGGGCCTGGAGTTCGAGCCGGCGGAAATCGACGATCCATCGGCGCTGAAGGTGACCTATGGCAAGCCCAAGGAGATGAAGGAAGGAACGCTGGTTCGGATGCCGGTGACCATCGAGGTGCCGCCGCAGAGTCCGCTAGTGAACCACATGGGCGGCAAGGAAGCCAGGCTGGCGCAAGTTGTTATACCGACCAACAAATCGGCGTTGGGCCGCGTGCAAGTTCGCGTTAAATTTGCGGTTATCGCCGACTGA
- a CDS encoding multiheme c-type cytochrome translates to MKKPLRTLAVVCFAGVCLAGYEAARPAPRAERASAPNRPDPVEQNGPIFEGWPKPKLALVFTGEQLGYIEPCGCAGLENQKGGLRRRATFLKQLRKQGWPVVALDNGGLIRRFGRQQEIKYRRTAEGLKLMGYKAVGFGTADLKLPAGALLSAVAEADMFVSANMGLFELDSGDTPRFKVIEAGGMKIGVTAVIGDRFRKQVTNEEIGFMPAKEALAQVVPDLKKAKCDLNVLLAHATLEETTALAKQFPIFNIAVMAHGADEPPHEPQKIAGTKTLLIEVGHKGMYAIVLGFFDDPRTPMRYQRVPLDHRFADAPEIDELMVAYQGELKDLEDQNGWEGLGLKRAPHAGGKFSGSKSCADCHDQEYAIWKKTPHASATDTLTHVKPPRQFDPECISCHVTGWEPEKFFPYETGYDSLKKTPGLAGSGCENCHGPGAAHVKAEEGSDKALQKRLREVLHQTAAGAGKEAQREACQRCHDVDNSLKFDFDTYWQKIAH, encoded by the coding sequence ATGAAGAAGCCCCTCCGTACCCTGGCCGTCGTTTGCTTTGCCGGTGTCTGTTTGGCCGGTTACGAGGCTGCCCGCCCCGCACCCCGCGCCGAACGCGCATCTGCGCCAAACCGCCCAGACCCCGTCGAGCAAAACGGCCCGATCTTCGAAGGCTGGCCCAAACCGAAGCTGGCCTTGGTCTTTACCGGCGAGCAACTCGGCTACATCGAGCCTTGCGGCTGCGCCGGACTCGAAAACCAAAAAGGCGGCCTGCGCCGACGCGCCACCTTTTTGAAGCAGCTTCGCAAGCAGGGTTGGCCTGTGGTGGCGCTCGACAACGGCGGTCTCATTCGACGTTTCGGCCGGCAGCAAGAGATCAAGTACCGCAGGACCGCCGAGGGGCTGAAGCTGATGGGTTACAAGGCGGTCGGGTTCGGCACCGCCGATCTCAAATTGCCCGCCGGCGCGTTGTTGTCGGCCGTGGCCGAGGCCGACATGTTCGTCTCGGCCAATATGGGACTGTTCGAACTCGACTCCGGCGATACGCCCCGCTTCAAGGTCATCGAAGCGGGCGGCATGAAGATCGGCGTCACGGCGGTCATCGGCGACCGCTTTCGAAAGCAGGTCACCAATGAGGAAATCGGATTCATGCCGGCCAAAGAGGCCCTGGCCCAGGTGGTGCCGGATCTCAAGAAAGCCAAGTGCGACCTGAATGTGCTGCTGGCCCACGCCACGCTGGAAGAAACGACGGCACTGGCCAAGCAGTTCCCGATCTTCAACATTGCCGTGATGGCCCACGGCGCCGACGAGCCGCCGCACGAGCCGCAAAAAATCGCAGGCACCAAGACGCTGCTGATCGAAGTCGGGCACAAAGGGATGTATGCCATCGTGCTCGGCTTTTTCGACGACCCGCGCACGCCGATGCGCTACCAGCGCGTGCCGCTCGACCATCGTTTCGCCGACGCCCCGGAAATCGACGAGCTGATGGTGGCCTATCAAGGCGAGTTGAAGGATCTCGAAGATCAAAACGGCTGGGAAGGACTTGGCCTGAAGCGGGCGCCGCATGCCGGAGGCAAATTCAGCGGTTCGAAGTCGTGCGCCGATTGCCACGACCAGGAATACGCGATCTGGAAAAAGACTCCGCACGCCAGCGCCACCGACACGCTCACGCACGTCAAGCCGCCGCGGCAGTTCGATCCCGAATGCATCAGTTGCCATGTCACGGGCTGGGAGCCGGAAAAGTTCTTTCCCTACGAGACCGGATACGACAGTCTGAAAAAGACGCCCGGCCTGGCGGGCAGCGGCTGCGAGAACTGCCACGGTCCTGGGGCCGCCCATGTGAAGGCCGAGGAAGGCAGCGACAAGGCGCTGCAAAAGCGTTTGCGTGAAGTGCTGCACCAAACCGCCGCGGGCGCCGGCAAAGAAGCCCAGCGCGAGGCCTGCCAGCGCTGTCACGATGTCGACAACAGCCTCAAGTTCGACTTCGACACCTATTGGCAAAAGATCGCCCACTAA
- a CDS encoding ABC transporter ATP-binding protein, which yields MQSSPLLIRRLLGLAWRYRGGSILVLAQQAVLVALSLAALNLTGLGIDALRHWLDPQSRPPHWPFGLQPPATWSPIETTALIAAGILALAATHAAVRYRASMSAGRLVQNVVVDLRSQVYEKLQRLSFRFFDKHRTGSIINRVAGDVQAVRMFVDGVVVQMLSVLLCLAVYLYYMLRLHVGLTLAALATTPLLWLAAIAFSRRVRPAYHRSSELTDDLVLKLSEAVQGIHVIKGFAREQEQIATFAVANRAVETQKTGIFWKVSLFQPLMGLLTQINMIVLLSYGGWLVIEGRLPLGEGLFVFANLLQQFANQVGQIINITNSIQASLTGAQRVFEVIDAPIEVENRPDAVPLSEVAGQIIFDGVSFAYSGDNVLREIDLAIEPGQVVALVGATGSGKSSLLSLIPRFYDPTAGRVLLDGHDLRGVRLDDLRRNIGIVFQETFLFSNTVAANVAFGHPGASQSQIERAAKIAAAHEFIGELPHGYDTVIGEYGSNLSGGQRQRLALARALLLDPAVLILDDATSAVDRDTEHEIVDAIERAMRGRTTLVAAHRLSTLRRADLVIVLDEGRIVQSGTHEALLRQPGPYYQAARLQMIDDETTSAPLAEVA from the coding sequence TTGCAATCTTCCCCCCTGCTCATTCGCCGCCTGCTGGGCCTCGCCTGGCGTTATCGCGGCGGGTCGATCTTGGTGCTGGCGCAGCAGGCCGTGCTCGTGGCGCTCTCGCTGGCCGCGCTCAATCTCACCGGCCTGGGAATCGACGCCCTGCGTCATTGGCTCGATCCGCAGAGCCGCCCGCCGCACTGGCCCTTCGGCCTCCAGCCGCCCGCGACATGGAGCCCGATCGAGACCACGGCGCTGATCGCCGCCGGCATTCTGGCCCTGGCCGCCACACACGCCGCGGTCCGCTACCGGGCCTCGATGTCGGCCGGCCGGCTGGTGCAAAACGTCGTGGTCGACCTCCGCTCGCAGGTGTACGAAAAGCTGCAGCGGCTCAGCTTTCGCTTCTTCGACAAGCACCGCACCGGCTCCATCATCAACCGCGTCGCCGGCGACGTGCAGGCCGTGCGGATGTTCGTGGACGGCGTGGTCGTGCAGATGTTGTCGGTGTTGCTCTGTCTGGCGGTATACCTCTATTACATGCTGCGGCTGCACGTCGGGCTGACGCTGGCCGCGCTGGCCACCACGCCGCTGCTCTGGCTGGCCGCGATCGCCTTTTCGCGCCGCGTGCGGCCGGCCTATCATCGCAGCAGCGAGCTGACCGACGACCTGGTGCTCAAGCTGTCGGAAGCCGTGCAGGGCATTCACGTCATCAAGGGATTTGCCCGTGAGCAAGAACAGATCGCTACCTTCGCGGTCGCCAACCGGGCCGTCGAAACGCAGAAGACGGGCATCTTTTGGAAGGTCAGCCTCTTCCAGCCGCTGATGGGACTGTTGACGCAAATCAATATGATAGTCTTGCTGAGCTACGGCGGCTGGCTGGTGATCGAGGGGCGATTGCCGCTGGGCGAAGGGCTGTTCGTGTTCGCCAACCTCTTGCAGCAGTTCGCCAACCAGGTCGGCCAGATCATCAACATCACCAACAGCATTCAGGCCAGCCTCACCGGCGCTCAGCGCGTGTTCGAGGTGATCGACGCCCCGATCGAAGTCGAGAATCGCCCGGATGCTGTTCCCCTGAGCGAGGTCGCAGGGCAAATCATCTTCGACGGCGTGTCGTTCGCATATTCCGGCGACAACGTTCTCCGCGAGATCGATCTGGCGATCGAGCCGGGGCAGGTCGTGGCCCTGGTCGGCGCCACCGGATCGGGCAAGAGCAGCCTGCTGAGCCTCATTCCGCGGTTCTACGATCCCACCGCCGGCCGCGTGCTCCTCGACGGGCACGACCTCCGCGGGGTAAGGCTCGACGATCTGCGCCGCAACATCGGCATCGTGTTCCAGGAGACCTTTTTGTTCAGCAACACCGTGGCCGCCAACGTCGCCTTCGGTCATCCCGGCGCATCGCAGAGCCAGATCGAACGGGCAGCCAAGATCGCCGCGGCCCACGAGTTCATCGGCGAGTTGCCCCACGGCTACGACACCGTGATCGGCGAATACGGCTCGAACCTCTCCGGCGGCCAGCGGCAACGCCTCGCGTTGGCGCGTGCCCTGCTGCTCGATCCGGCGGTCCTGATTCTCGACGACGCCACTTCCGCCGTCGATCGCGACACGGAGCACGAGATCGTCGACGCGATCGAGCGGGCCATGCGGGGCCGTACCACGCTCGTGGCCGCCCACCGCCTGAGCACTTTGCGCCGCGCCGACCTGGTGATCGTGCTCGATGAAGGGCGGATCGTGCAGAGCGGCACCCACGAAGCGCTGCTGCGTCAGCCGGGGCCTTATTACCAGGCCGCCCGACTGCAGATGATCGACGACGAAACAACTTCGGCCCCCTTGGCGGAGGTGGCCTGA